In Desulfatirhabdium butyrativorans DSM 18734, the sequence CTTCCGGCAACCTGATGCTGAATGGTGGTATGGCATCGTACACACTCGAAATTCCTGCCATCCGTCCCCATATGGACATCGAGAGCTTTGTTGGGCATTGCCATCGATGAATCCAGATCTCCGTGTTTGACGCCGTCTCCCCCGCCTCCGTAGAAGTGGCAAGTGCCGCAATTTTTCCGGGTCGGCCTGCCAATGCTTTGCGCCGCCGTCTGAACCTGGGAGAGGATTTCGGCATAGATTTCCTTGGATCCCTCGTCCGTTTGATCCTTCAGCGCATTCAAATCTTCAAATGCTTCGTCCCATTTCACCTCTTTCTGTCCATGGCAAACCAGGCAGTTGACGACCTTGCGTTCACCATTCCAGGATGGATGGCAGGAAAAGCAGCTCTTGTCCGCTCCCTTGTTGGTGGAAATACAGAAGTTGTTGACGGAATATTGACCTTTGCCCATTTCCACACCCTTGGCGTTCTTGCCCGCATCCCATGTCCAATGGATGGTCTTGTGGAACTGCGTTTCCGCCTCGGAATGACAGGAAAGACAGGCTTCGGTGATCTGAGCCCCCGACGTGAAAGCCTGCTTCAATGCGGCATGTTTGCTGTGGTCGCTGGTTGTCCATTGCTCGTAGGATTTGGTGGCCTGAACCGCCATGGTCCTGCCGGGAGCCGTATCGACCCCGATCTCTGCCGCCGACAGATCCATCGGCCCGGCAAGCATCAGCGAAACTCCCCACAGCCAAACCCATACGGAATAGGTGACACTGGAGCCTTTCATCGATTGACTTCCTCCTTGATCCATGATGGGTCCTCCCATCACGCCGGAATCGGCAGTGCCTGAACGGAAACCCCCATGCAACCGGCCGGGTTTAAAACCCGGCCCTACAGCGCCCCGTTGAATGGAAGTCACAGGGGTGACTTTCCGCAGGAATGTGGCGGCATGACAGCCGCCCTACGGTACTGCCCACTGCCGTAGGAATGGCGTTTTCCTTCAGGCACTGGACCCGGTCATGGATTACTTGCATTTGGCCGGTGATGGGGAATCTGCGGCATATTCATAGAGATAACCGAAAATATCCGAGAGATCCTTATCCGAAAGCTTCGACCACTCCTCGGCGCATTTGAATTCAGCGAAATCCTTCTTGTCAAAGACCCGCTCCCACTGGCTCCTGGTCTTGGCATCCGGATTCAAAACGGGTTTGGCCGAATCCACGGCCCCGCGTTTATGGCATGCCTCATAGACTTTCCGGTAAGTGTACTTCCCCCGGGTTTTATCGCCCTTTTCCATGGCCATCAGGCCGACTGCGGTGAATGAAATCATCAAAGCCGTACAAATTGCGATCGAAAACAGTTTCTTCATGGTACAATTCTCCTTTGTTGGGGTATTGGTTGATCTGCCTCCGTCATGGGATGATCGGGTGCCCGAAACGCAAAGCAATATCCTTACCAGACCATGAAATCCGGTGACATGGAGTCTTCTTCCATCCGATTTTATTCGTTTTTCATTTTCCAAAGGCGCCAGCAGACCGATTCGGTCCACCCCTGGGCCGCAAACCAGATGTTGCGTATCCCCCCTGAATATGTTAACCAGAAGGTAACAAACAAAGAAATGATGGGGGAAAGTCGAAACAGGAGCGGCATGGATTTATCCAAATTCTGGAAAACGATTCTCGATACGATGGAAGACGGCGTCCTGATCGTAGACCCGAAAGGTACGGTAATCGCCATGAATCCGGCGGCCGAGCGGCTTACCG encodes:
- a CDS encoding cytochrome c family protein; translated protein: MKKLFSIAICTALMISFTAVGLMAMEKGDKTRGKYTYRKVYEACHKRGAVDSAKPVLNPDAKTRSQWERVFDKKDFAEFKCAEEWSKLSDKDLSDIFGYLYEYAADSPSPAKCK